Proteins encoded by one window of Pseudomonadota bacterium:
- the ettA gene encoding energy-dependent translational throttle protein EttA: protein MSDEPNKIIYSMIRVSKFYDKTPILKDISLSYFYGAKIGVLGLNGSGKSSLLRILAGTDTSFNGKTTISPGLTVGLLEQEPILEEGKTVRQIVEQGMAETVALMNEFNAINEKFAEPMSDDEMNSLIERQGAVQEKLDVLNAWDMDSRLEMAMDALRCPPGDTPVSILSGGEKRRVALCRLLLKNPDILLLDEPTNHLDAESVAWLEQHLQRYEGTVIAVTHDRYFLDNVAGWILELDRGHGIPWKGNYSSWLEQKEKRLQSEEKTQDQRRKTLQRELEWIRMSPKGRHTKSKARISAYESLLTEETASKTRDFEIYIPPGPRLGKLVIDAEKIAKSFDDRLLFENMTFSLPPGGIVGIIGPNGAGKTTLFRMITGQDKPDSGSIRLGDTVKLAYVDQSRDDLDSEKSIWEVISEGQDVITLGNREVNSRAYVSRFNFSGTEQQKKVGLLSGGQRNRVHLARTLKQGANVILLDEPTNDLDINTLRALEEALENFGGCAVVISHDRWFLDRIATHILAFEGDSQVVWFEGNFSDYEKDKKERLGDAALQPHRIKYRHLTR, encoded by the coding sequence ATGAGCGATGAGCCCAACAAAATCATCTATTCCATGATCCGGGTCAGTAAATTTTACGACAAAACCCCTATATTAAAGGATATCAGCCTATCCTATTTTTATGGCGCAAAAATTGGCGTTCTGGGTCTGAACGGCTCGGGAAAATCGTCCTTGCTTCGCATTCTGGCCGGAACTGACACGAGCTTTAACGGCAAGACCACTATTTCCCCGGGGCTGACCGTGGGATTATTAGAGCAGGAACCAATTCTTGAAGAAGGCAAAACCGTTCGCCAGATCGTTGAGCAGGGAATGGCGGAAACCGTGGCATTGATGAATGAATTCAATGCGATCAACGAAAAATTTGCCGAACCCATGTCCGATGATGAGATGAATTCCCTTATCGAACGCCAGGGGGCGGTACAGGAAAAACTCGATGTCCTCAATGCCTGGGATATGGACTCAAGGCTTGAAATGGCAATGGATGCCTTGCGCTGTCCCCCGGGAGATACGCCGGTTTCTATTCTTTCCGGCGGCGAAAAAAGGCGGGTTGCCCTTTGCCGCCTGCTGTTGAAAAATCCTGACATTCTTCTGCTGGATGAACCCACAAACCATCTTGACGCCGAGTCCGTTGCCTGGCTCGAGCAGCACCTGCAACGGTATGAAGGAACGGTCATTGCCGTAACACATGACCGTTATTTTCTCGATAATGTCGCCGGCTGGATTCTTGAACTTGACCGGGGCCACGGCATCCCCTGGAAGGGCAATTATTCTTCCTGGCTTGAACAGAAAGAGAAACGACTGCAGAGTGAAGAAAAGACCCAGGACCAGCGTCGTAAGACTTTACAGCGCGAGCTCGAATGGATCAGAATGTCTCCCAAGGGCCGACATACAAAATCCAAAGCGCGTATCAGCGCCTATGAATCATTATTAACCGAAGAAACAGCTTCTAAAACCCGTGACTTTGAAATCTATATCCCGCCGGGTCCGCGTCTTGGAAAGCTTGTTATCGATGCTGAAAAAATTGCCAAGTCCTTTGATGACAGATTACTTTTCGAAAACATGACTTTCTCCCTTCCCCCGGGTGGGATTGTCGGAATCATCGGCCCGAATGGCGCCGGCAAGACAACGCTTTTTAGAATGATTACCGGACAGGACAAACCGGACAGCGGTTCAATCAGGCTTGGGGATACAGTAAAACTTGCCTATGTGGATCAGAGCCGTGATGACCTTGATTCCGAGAAAAGCATCTGGGAGGTCATTTCAGAAGGCCAGGACGTTATCACTCTCGGCAATCGTGAGGTGAACTCCAGGGCCTATGTTTCCCGTTTTAATTTTTCCGGAACCGAACAACAGAAAAAGGTAGGCCTTCTCTCCGGCGGCCAGCGAAACCGGGTTCATCTGGCCCGAACACTTAAACAGGGCGCAAATGTCATTCTTCTTGATGAACCGACAAACGACTTGGATATCAATACCCTTCGAGCCTTGGAAGAAGCCCTGGAAAACTTTGGCGGCTGTGCCGTGGTAATCAGCCATGACCGCTGG
- a CDS encoding zinc-ribbon domain-containing protein, whose amino-acid sequence MLIYCDACGKNVATVADEKVPVGKKVSLKCPKCGKKILLTREKEAGATATEKQPRTLSSDASRFWDPAIGLFDSGDIPADKDLAGRGKIRLGLFLLVLGAGIASLTAILVFLLITPRKLSDIFLDGFTVVAAGKCLVLAGPLFFFLLAAYFRKKVLASRLDAMIAAIAHDHGWVYLAGGQNESGRMDKFKNLLPRIFGRGRSPVLNNECWGKYDGAGPAIDFWSGLVLPSSKSGPGSKTLFAFVHDRKITKPFELHPERRTPDPERDEEETIGSRQFNFSYYFKLDGSQQNLFGSEIENLLTPGLQEALIAFRRSLENASVYFQDRLLVLGIEGDYLRSIPPRQVRMFGNTGKGRELIEARFLAVLDAACMIVEKLG is encoded by the coding sequence ATGCTGATCTATTGTGATGCCTGCGGCAAAAATGTGGCCACGGTTGCGGATGAAAAGGTCCCCGTTGGCAAAAAAGTATCGCTGAAGTGCCCGAAGTGTGGCAAGAAAATTCTTCTCACCCGAGAGAAAGAAGCCGGTGCCACTGCAACAGAAAAACAGCCTCGGACTTTGTCTTCAGATGCTTCGAGGTTCTGGGATCCCGCCATCGGGCTTTTTGACTCCGGAGACATTCCGGCGGATAAGGATCTTGCTGGCAGGGGTAAAATCCGGCTTGGCTTGTTTCTCCTGGTTTTGGGGGCCGGAATCGCCTCTCTTACCGCGATTCTGGTGTTTCTCCTGATCACTCCCCGAAAGCTTTCCGATATCTTCTTAGACGGATTCACTGTAGTTGCGGCCGGGAAATGTCTTGTTCTGGCCGGACCGCTCTTTTTCTTCCTCCTTGCGGCTTATTTCAGAAAAAAAGTTCTCGCTTCACGCCTTGATGCCATGATTGCCGCAATCGCTCACGACCATGGCTGGGTGTATCTTGCCGGAGGACAGAATGAGTCCGGGCGTATGGATAAGTTCAAAAACCTGCTGCCCAGGATTTTCGGCCGGGGAAGAAGTCCGGTTCTCAATAATGAATGTTGGGGAAAATATGACGGCGCCGGCCCTGCAATCGATTTCTGGTCCGGGCTGGTTCTGCCTTCCTCCAAATCAGGGCCGGGATCAAAAACGCTCTTTGCTTTCGTGCATGACAGAAAAATCACCAAACCCTTTGAGCTTCACCCCGAACGCAGGACTCCTGATCCGGAACGGGATGAAGAAGAGACCATCGGATCCAGGCAATTCAATTTTTCATATTATTTCAAGCTGGATGGCAGCCAGCAGAATCTCTTTGGCAGCGAAATCGAGAACCTGCTCACTCCCGGCCTGCAGGAGGCCCTTATCGCGTTCAGGAGAAGCCTTGAGAATGCCTCAGTCTATTTTCAAGATCGCCTGCTTGTCCTCGGGATTGAAGGCGACTACTTGAGAAGCATTCCTCCGCGGCAGGTCAGGATGTTCGGAAACACCGGCAAAGGTCGGGAGCTGATTGAAGCCCGGTTTCTCGCAGTCCTTGATGCAGCGTGCATGATAGTTGAAAAACTCGGGTGA